A genomic window from Halomonas sp. LR3S48 includes:
- a CDS encoding CaiB/BaiF CoA transferase family protein encodes MSSPFEGVRVIDATHVLAGPFATYQLAVLGADVIKVESPSDPDQARLQGSDRKLNDIGMGTAFMSQASNKKAVAVDFKKPEGQEVMKKLLATADVFVENYRPGALEKLGLGYEDLAAINPALIYCSISAFGSTGPRRELTAYDNVIQAFSGMMAMTGNRHTGPLKSGAPVVDYATGTTAAFAIATALFQRERNGGKGQFVDVSMLDTALMLTSPYLTALLWNGKKPEPKGNTFPFATIGCYQASDEPLMIAASNLTQQKRLWTALGREDMIKENNNQRLDSHEEEARVIAEIIGTMTASYWEKFLQERRIPAARIRRLEETLADPQIDARGILHSQPIEESDERELVVPVSAFTMSAGERGITSAPQRVGAQTAELLTSLGYSTGDLQALKAAGVIGGALDEIR; translated from the coding sequence ATGTCTTCCCCCTTTGAAGGCGTGCGAGTTATTGATGCCACCCATGTTCTGGCTGGCCCCTTTGCCACTTATCAACTCGCCGTGCTAGGAGCGGATGTCATCAAGGTCGAGTCGCCGTCGGATCCCGATCAGGCGCGCCTGCAAGGATCCGACCGGAAACTGAACGACATCGGCATGGGCACGGCCTTCATGTCGCAGGCTAGCAACAAGAAGGCTGTCGCCGTCGATTTCAAGAAGCCCGAAGGGCAAGAAGTCATGAAGAAGCTGCTGGCGACGGCCGATGTATTCGTCGAGAACTATCGGCCGGGCGCCCTGGAAAAGCTGGGGCTGGGCTATGAGGATCTGGCTGCCATTAACCCGGCACTGATCTACTGCTCCATCTCTGCCTTCGGTTCCACGGGGCCGCGCCGGGAGCTGACGGCCTACGATAACGTCATTCAAGCCTTCTCCGGCATGATGGCCATGACGGGAAACCGCCATACGGGGCCGCTCAAGAGCGGTGCACCGGTCGTCGACTATGCCACGGGTACGACGGCGGCTTTTGCTATCGCGACGGCGCTTTTTCAGCGCGAGCGTAATGGGGGAAAGGGGCAGTTCGTCGATGTGTCGATGCTGGATACGGCCTTGATGCTGACAAGCCCCTATTTGACCGCGCTACTGTGGAACGGCAAAAAGCCGGAGCCGAAGGGGAATACGTTCCCCTTCGCCACCATCGGCTGCTACCAGGCCTCCGATGAGCCCTTGATGATCGCTGCCTCCAATCTGACCCAGCAGAAACGCCTGTGGACGGCGCTGGGGCGCGAGGACATGATCAAGGAAAACAACAACCAGCGCCTCGATAGCCATGAGGAAGAAGCGAGAGTCATCGCGGAAATCATCGGCACCATGACGGCGAGCTACTGGGAGAAATTCCTGCAGGAGCGGCGCATCCCGGCGGCGCGAATCAGGCGGCTGGAGGAAACCCTGGCAGACCCGCAGATTGACGCCAGGGGCATACTGCATAGCCAGCCCATCGAGGAAAGCGACGAGCGTGAGCTGGTCGTGCCGGTCTCTGCATTCACGATGTCCGCCGGAGAGCGGGGTATCACCTCGGCGCCGCAAAGGGTCGGTGCCCAGACGGCGGAGCTGCTCACCAGCCTGGGATATTCGACAGGCGACCTGCAGGCACTGAAGGCCGCAGGGGTCATTGGCGGTGCATTGGACGAGATTCGCTAG
- a CDS encoding LysR family transcriptional regulator, translating into MDKKHIDWDALALFITVAREQGLSAAARRIGTSAPTLSRRMLSLERSLGRQLFVRGRLGYSLTEDGQALLQGLEEVETRVEQLTQPSEKIKPTVKVSAGSWTALFLMERLDLVTGQPPDIKPCFITSEKVLSIRHREAVIGFRNQRPTEKTLVARKLNPVEFAPYIAADAPERWIKVLVDTPSARWVDREISEEDIVCEVSQPRAALDLALTGIGIALLPTFIGDAQDRLQRVQPPIDELRHEQWLVTHQDDRNLPEVRKTIDRIYTFMRDD; encoded by the coding sequence ATGGATAAAAAGCATATTGATTGGGATGCTCTGGCTCTCTTCATAACTGTCGCTCGTGAACAGGGCTTGTCGGCAGCAGCCCGCCGAATCGGCACGAGTGCCCCCACGCTCAGTCGCCGGATGCTGTCCTTGGAACGAAGCCTAGGCCGCCAGCTGTTTGTGCGAGGCAGGCTGGGTTATTCCCTGACGGAAGACGGCCAAGCGCTGTTGCAAGGGCTCGAGGAGGTCGAGACTCGCGTTGAACAGCTGACCCAGCCAAGCGAGAAGATCAAGCCAACCGTGAAGGTATCGGCCGGTAGCTGGACGGCTCTTTTCTTGATGGAACGGTTGGACTTGGTTACGGGCCAGCCGCCTGACATCAAACCCTGTTTCATTACCAGCGAAAAGGTGCTCAGTATACGACACCGGGAGGCGGTGATCGGTTTTCGGAACCAGCGACCCACGGAGAAGACGCTGGTAGCGCGGAAGCTCAATCCTGTCGAGTTTGCTCCTTACATAGCCGCCGACGCTCCGGAACGCTGGATCAAAGTGCTGGTGGACACGCCATCGGCGCGCTGGGTGGATCGTGAAATCAGTGAAGAAGACATCGTTTGTGAAGTCAGCCAGCCTCGCGCCGCTCTTGACCTTGCACTCACAGGTATTGGTATCGCGCTTTTGCCTACCTTTATCGGAGATGCACAGGATCGTTTACAGCGCGTTCAGCCTCCGATCGACGAGTTGAGGCATGAGCAGTGGTTGGTTACCCATCAGGACGACCGCAACCTGCCGGAGGTTCGGAAGACGATTGATAGGATCTACACATTCATGCGGGATGATTGA
- a CDS encoding cupin domain-containing protein: MDYKAIDIQQKLGLLHEQWSPRVIAEMNDYQFKVVKLEGDFVWHDHPETDEVFLVIKGNLRIDFRDGAVNLAAGEMFVVPKGVEHKPFAEQEAEVMLIEPRGVLNTGQAGGERTAENDVWI; the protein is encoded by the coding sequence ATGGACTACAAGGCGATCGATATCCAACAGAAGCTTGGCCTGCTCCACGAGCAGTGGTCACCCAGGGTGATCGCCGAGATGAACGACTACCAGTTCAAGGTGGTCAAGCTCGAGGGAGATTTCGTCTGGCACGATCATCCCGAGACGGATGAGGTGTTCCTGGTGATCAAGGGCAACCTGCGCATCGACTTCCGCGATGGCGCGGTCAATCTGGCCGCCGGTGAGATGTTCGTGGTCCCGAAGGGCGTCGAGCACAAGCCTTTCGCCGAGCAGGAGGCGGAAGTGATGCTGATCGAGCCGCGCGGGGTCCTGAATACGGGTCAGGCCGGGGGCGAGCGGACCGCCGAGAACGACGTCTGGATCTGA
- a CDS encoding quinone oxidoreductase family protein, producing MSQSIPDTMQAVAIDRFGGPEVLTWQTLPVPDIGPDEVLIRLMAIGVGVWDMWERDGAFRQLFCERYGAEPTFPYVIGFEGAGTVVAMGSNVTRFQVGDRVYADHHINPKGGFYAEYVAVDAGHVVPIPDGLTVEEAGAMPVDAITALLGLDNVLDLSPDETVLIFGAGGGLGHLAVQLAKRMGARVFAVASGEDGVELVRRLGADAAVDGRKDDVASASRAFAPHGIDAALLTAGGEVAERALATLRDGGRIAYPRGVQPQPKARPGMNIKQYVGDDARLEDFEKLNRLISSGPFEVHIAQTFPLERAADAHQALGEHYLGKLVLLPGW from the coding sequence ATGTCCCAATCGATTCCGGACACCATGCAAGCCGTCGCTATCGACCGATTCGGTGGGCCTGAAGTACTCACTTGGCAAACTCTGCCCGTTCCCGACATCGGCCCCGATGAGGTACTGATTCGACTCATGGCCATAGGTGTCGGCGTGTGGGACATGTGGGAGCGCGACGGGGCTTTCCGCCAGCTCTTCTGCGAGCGGTATGGCGCCGAACCGACATTCCCCTACGTGATCGGCTTCGAGGGGGCAGGCACTGTGGTAGCGATGGGAAGCAACGTCACTCGCTTCCAGGTGGGCGATCGCGTCTATGCCGACCACCACATCAATCCCAAGGGCGGCTTCTATGCCGAGTATGTCGCTGTCGACGCTGGCCATGTGGTCCCTATTCCTGACGGACTTACTGTCGAGGAAGCAGGCGCCATGCCAGTCGACGCGATTACCGCCCTGTTGGGGCTCGATAATGTTCTCGACCTTTCGCCGGATGAAACGGTGCTGATCTTCGGAGCTGGCGGTGGTCTCGGCCACTTGGCGGTACAACTGGCCAAGCGCATGGGGGCTCGTGTATTTGCTGTCGCCTCGGGTGAGGATGGGGTAGAACTCGTAAGGCGCCTGGGAGCCGATGCGGCGGTGGATGGACGCAAAGACGATGTGGCATCCGCTTCCCGCGCTTTCGCGCCCCACGGCATCGATGCGGCGCTGCTCACCGCTGGCGGCGAAGTGGCCGAACGCGCCCTTGCGACATTACGCGATGGTGGACGAATCGCCTATCCCAGGGGTGTCCAGCCGCAGCCCAAAGCGCGCCCTGGCATGAATATCAAACAGTATGTCGGCGACGATGCCCGTCTTGAGGATTTCGAGAAGCTCAACCGCTTGATCTCATCAGGTCCCTTTGAGGTTCACATTGCACAAACCTTCCCTTTGGAGCGGGCTGCCGATGCCCACCAAGCCCTGGGCGAGCATTATCTCGGCAAGCTGGTCTTGTTGCCGGGGTGGTGA
- a CDS encoding LysR family transcriptional regulator, translating into MNEWIDNFRKMDKSDITLERMRSFVRVAERGSLSAVAREIEVGQSTISRHLRELEEAVGVPLLSRTTRRVTLTEEGARYYSSCIQILRLLEQANDEVRGTRGATAGTIRISCTAAFGVLHLSRLIYGFQDQFPDIGIDLSFTDERVDLVREGVDIALRLGPLTDSSMKLRAIGECTRLLVAAPAYLAKRQIPTVPQDLAQHEGVRMSNVAGSNTLVLQGPDGERHGVPFGGRLRVDHGLAAREAFVAGRGIGPAHQWLVDDLLAAGKLKTILPEYSLPPVPLSMLIVPERANIARVRLLIDFLVERIRGIPGVNSP; encoded by the coding sequence ATGAATGAGTGGATAGATAATTTCCGAAAAATGGATAAATCAGATATCACGCTGGAGAGGATGCGCAGCTTCGTTCGGGTTGCCGAGCGAGGGAGCCTGTCGGCGGTCGCACGAGAAATAGAAGTCGGGCAATCGACGATCTCACGACACCTGCGGGAACTCGAGGAAGCCGTCGGCGTGCCTCTACTAAGCCGGACCACTCGACGAGTCACGCTTACGGAGGAAGGAGCCCGTTACTATTCAAGCTGCATTCAGATTCTGCGGCTTCTGGAGCAGGCCAATGACGAGGTGCGCGGCACACGCGGCGCGACGGCCGGTACCATTCGAATCTCCTGCACGGCCGCCTTCGGCGTCCTGCACCTCAGCCGATTGATCTACGGCTTCCAGGATCAATTTCCCGACATAGGGATTGATCTGAGCTTCACCGACGAGCGGGTCGATCTTGTACGGGAGGGAGTGGATATCGCGCTTCGCCTGGGACCGCTCACCGACAGTTCCATGAAGCTGAGAGCCATCGGTGAATGCACGCGCCTGCTCGTGGCCGCACCCGCGTACCTGGCAAAGCGGCAGATACCGACTGTCCCACAGGATCTGGCTCAGCATGAAGGCGTTCGCATGTCGAACGTGGCAGGTAGCAACACGCTGGTTCTGCAAGGCCCAGACGGCGAACGCCATGGAGTACCGTTCGGAGGACGCCTACGGGTCGATCATGGGCTCGCCGCGCGAGAAGCCTTTGTCGCCGGGCGTGGCATTGGACCTGCCCATCAGTGGCTAGTCGACGATCTCCTGGCCGCCGGCAAGCTCAAGACAATCTTGCCGGAATACTCGCTTCCCCCCGTTCCCCTGAGCATGCTGATCGTCCCGGAACGGGCGAACATCGCCCGGGTCCGGCTGCTGATCGATTTCCTTGTCGAGCGGATTCGCGGTATCCCCGGGGTCAATTCCCCTTAG
- a CDS encoding serine hydrolase domain-containing protein codes for MRSAYKNNVIALAALATLYSTVALASPSQAPDSEWTTETLVSSRANMFHPALNHLTFQSLDKMFSTKAVEASSAPWGLEKSPMEIDETFTLEGEDVSLEAFLEGTRTNALLVLKDGKIAYERYRNGLDEATPHAVFSVSKSILATLIGFAVEDGSIASLDDKVVDYVPALAGSGYEDVSILEVLRMRSGVAWEEVYEFGGSTQLTEVHDNALVAYRYRWCDYAASSSERQYEPGERFNYSTLDTSVLGCVLEGAVGTTVANYMTEKLWQPAGMEFDAYWIMDGPEPVGNEFYGAGFNATLRDLGRFGLMMLDMGEANGVQVLSRDWVESATVSDPGYERISEDASIGYQYQWWTFPEREAYSAIGIYNQFVYIDPLSRTVIVKLSHTPDAQGWEDDTLAFFEKISHLTP; via the coding sequence ATGCGTAGCGCCTACAAGAACAACGTCATCGCCCTTGCTGCACTGGCCACACTCTATTCGACCGTTGCCCTGGCTTCCCCCTCACAAGCGCCCGACAGCGAGTGGACAACGGAAACGCTGGTCAGCTCCCGGGCCAACATGTTCCATCCCGCCCTCAACCACCTGACGTTCCAGTCCTTGGACAAGATGTTCTCCACAAAGGCTGTGGAGGCCTCGTCCGCCCCATGGGGCCTGGAAAAAAGCCCGATGGAGATCGACGAGACCTTCACGCTGGAGGGCGAGGACGTCTCCCTCGAGGCGTTTCTGGAAGGGACGAGAACCAATGCCCTGCTCGTTCTCAAGGATGGGAAGATCGCCTACGAGCGCTATCGCAATGGGCTCGACGAGGCGACCCCGCACGCCGTCTTCTCAGTCTCCAAGTCGATCCTCGCGACCCTGATCGGCTTTGCCGTCGAGGACGGCAGCATCGCCAGCCTCGACGACAAGGTGGTCGATTATGTGCCGGCCCTGGCTGGCAGCGGCTACGAGGATGTCAGCATTCTCGAGGTATTGCGCATGCGCTCCGGGGTGGCCTGGGAAGAGGTGTACGAGTTCGGGGGCAGCACCCAGCTCACCGAGGTTCACGACAACGCCCTGGTCGCTTACCGCTACCGCTGGTGCGACTACGCGGCCTCATCCTCCGAGCGCCAATACGAGCCCGGCGAAAGGTTCAATTACTCCACCCTGGATACCAGCGTGCTCGGCTGTGTGCTGGAGGGTGCCGTCGGCACGACGGTGGCCAACTACATGACGGAAAAGCTCTGGCAGCCCGCCGGCATGGAGTTCGACGCCTACTGGATCATGGACGGCCCGGAGCCCGTCGGGAACGAGTTCTACGGCGCCGGCTTCAACGCCACGCTGCGTGACCTCGGGCGCTTCGGCCTCATGATGCTCGACATGGGCGAGGCCAACGGCGTCCAGGTGCTATCCAGGGATTGGGTGGAAAGCGCCACCGTCTCCGATCCCGGCTACGAGCGCATCTCGGAAGACGCTTCCATCGGTTATCAGTACCAGTGGTGGACCTTCCCCGAGCGGGAGGCTTACTCCGCCATCGGCATCTACAACCAGTTCGTCTACATCGACCCCCTGAGCCGAACGGTCATCGTCAAGCTCAGCCACACGCCCGATGCCCAGGGCTGGGAGGACGACACCCTGGCCTTCTTCGAGAAGATTTCACACCTCACCCCTTAG
- a CDS encoding TorF family putative porin, which yields MNKTSAWLATGVFCAVSLSAHAWEIDDDFSLYLDIKALSDYRAGGVSMTSNNSALWLDATLVHSKSGGHAGIFTSNIDFGTDANREFAYYLGITRPITENLLGSFTRIEFEYPRDNQFNFGEWIATLSAYGVTLGVKYSDDMKPDAKRTIAWLEYGHSLPHETTLSLRYGLTDQSRDMYVDDDGSRRSTYYDWEIGIGKHQWGLDWRLAYIDTDLSRTECASAFGASNVCSATLVGSISKLF from the coding sequence ATGAACAAGACATCGGCCTGGCTGGCTACCGGCGTTTTTTGCGCCGTCTCCCTCTCTGCGCATGCCTGGGAAATCGATGACGATTTCTCCCTCTATCTCGATATCAAGGCCCTCAGCGACTATCGTGCCGGCGGGGTCTCGATGACGAGCAACAACTCCGCCCTGTGGCTCGATGCCACCCTGGTCCACAGCAAGAGCGGAGGTCATGCCGGCATCTTCACCTCCAATATCGATTTCGGCACGGATGCCAACCGGGAGTTTGCCTACTACCTCGGCATCACGCGCCCCATCACGGAGAACTTGCTGGGCTCCTTCACTCGGATCGAGTTCGAATACCCTAGGGACAACCAGTTCAACTTCGGCGAGTGGATCGCGACACTCAGCGCTTACGGCGTCACCCTTGGCGTCAAGTACAGCGACGACATGAAGCCCGATGCCAAGCGCACCATCGCCTGGCTGGAGTATGGACACAGCCTCCCTCACGAGACGACGCTGAGTCTTCGCTACGGGTTGACGGATCAAAGCCGCGACATGTATGTCGACGATGACGGCTCCCGGCGCAGTACCTATTACGACTGGGAAATCGGTATCGGCAAGCACCAGTGGGGGCTGGACTGGCGCCTGGCCTATATCGACACCGACCTTTCCAGAACCGAGTGCGCCTCCGCCTTCGGCGCCAGCAACGTCTGCTCGGCGACGCTTGTGGGATCCATCTCCAAGCTTTTCTAG
- a CDS encoding helix-turn-helix domain-containing protein yields the protein MSDTNMNNNNSKACGSAVDVRVLQRFSHEVLGLAEIPRCPASRSWLHEAVQGFANVVSFDTAWWGQVYVSAQDAPAKNLMHGSLGLSPSFAEEWNDISTLDRFANASISRLGKAVRECQGDRPEEARTAVGAFCERHDIYHSMAVTLDFPPSGMLFFVSINRGKSRFGFDDVDALLMEEFVRHLARCWKAYLMSVRSDGMSNDWDDYALSSRKGELLYIGREVGAALNEEYAGWQGSHLPDNLSDMLGRATCTLSLGSRRGIVVQPCGELVSLMMCSRRRSSLLAPRELSAARLYSQGSSYKEVARTLGVTPATARTYLRNAYVRLGVSNKVELISALRHPGGE from the coding sequence ATGAGCGATACCAATATGAACAATAATAACAGCAAGGCATGTGGTTCCGCGGTCGATGTGAGGGTGCTGCAGCGCTTCAGCCACGAAGTGCTTGGGTTGGCCGAGATACCCCGATGCCCGGCATCGAGAAGCTGGTTGCACGAAGCCGTTCAAGGCTTCGCTAATGTCGTGAGCTTCGATACGGCGTGGTGGGGGCAGGTGTATGTTTCCGCGCAGGACGCGCCAGCGAAGAACCTGATGCATGGCAGCCTGGGCCTGAGCCCTTCGTTCGCCGAGGAGTGGAACGACATCTCCACCCTCGACCGATTCGCGAACGCTTCGATCTCTCGGTTGGGCAAGGCCGTCAGGGAGTGTCAGGGCGACCGCCCGGAGGAGGCGAGAACGGCGGTGGGGGCGTTCTGCGAGCGTCATGACATCTACCATAGCATGGCCGTGACGCTGGATTTTCCTCCCAGCGGTATGCTGTTTTTCGTGTCGATCAACCGAGGCAAGTCCCGATTCGGCTTCGACGATGTCGATGCGCTCCTGATGGAGGAGTTCGTCCGGCACCTGGCTCGCTGTTGGAAAGCATATTTGATGTCAGTTCGTTCCGATGGCATGTCGAACGACTGGGACGACTATGCGCTCTCGAGCAGGAAGGGGGAACTGCTCTACATCGGCAGGGAAGTGGGAGCGGCCCTCAACGAGGAGTATGCCGGCTGGCAGGGCTCCCATCTGCCGGACAATCTATCCGACATGCTGGGACGTGCGACCTGCACCTTGTCCCTGGGGAGCCGGAGGGGGATCGTGGTGCAGCCCTGCGGTGAGCTGGTCTCCCTGATGATGTGTTCCCGCCGACGCTCTTCCCTGCTCGCTCCGCGGGAGCTCAGTGCCGCGAGGCTCTACTCCCAGGGCAGCTCCTACAAGGAGGTGGCCCGTACGCTGGGCGTCACTCCCGCCACGGCCAGAACCTACCTTCGCAATGCCTACGTTCGATTGGGGGTCAGCAACAAGGTGGAGCTGATTTCGGCGCTTCGTCATCCCGGCGGCGAGTGA
- a CDS encoding feruloyl-CoA synthase, with the protein MSHSFRDVHLGTATAKLTLRDDGTRLLSVEEPLGAYPDTLLDCLERWAHEAPDRTFVARRDAGGEWQRLSYAETLTRVRSLAQGLLNHGLSAERPLAILSGNSIEHLLMALAAMYVGVPFAPVSPAYSLVSRDFGKLRHVVELLTPGLLMVDKAEDFAPALAAVQPADCDCVAVDPAGFPGISAFDTLLDTPVTAAVDEARGAVTPDTIVKFLFTSGSTGMPKGVINTHRMLCANQEMLASLMPFMRDEPPVLVDWLPWNHTFGGNHNIGIVLYNGGSLYIDDGRPVPGEFETTIANLREIAPTVYFNVPKGFEILVDYLKREDSLRETFFSRLNLMFFAAAGLSQHIWDELDRLAIQTLGCKVGMLTGLGATETAPSAMFASLEESRSGVVGLPARGVTIKLVPNGGKLECRVKGPNVMPGYWRQPEVTAKSFDEEGFYCLGDAVKFIDPDDPQRGMRFDGRISEDFKLDTGTWVSVGPLRARIIEAGAPHVKDVVIAGLDKPYVSVMVFPDLEKCRELSGLGSETDAATVLASEPVRERFLQMLRDLDAHSTGSSTRVRRAVLLEEPPRLDAHEITDKGSINQRAVLENRADIVDELYRDSPPPSVLRFD; encoded by the coding sequence ATGTCTCACTCCTTTCGCGATGTCCACCTGGGCACCGCCACTGCCAAGCTGACTCTGCGCGATGACGGAACCCGACTTCTCAGCGTCGAGGAACCCCTCGGCGCCTATCCCGACACCCTGCTCGATTGCCTGGAGCGCTGGGCCCACGAAGCACCGGACCGCACCTTCGTGGCACGACGCGATGCCGGCGGCGAGTGGCAGCGCCTGAGCTATGCCGAGACCCTGACGCGAGTACGTAGCCTGGCGCAAGGGCTGCTGAACCACGGCCTGAGCGCCGAGCGGCCCCTGGCCATCCTCAGCGGCAACTCCATCGAGCACCTGCTGATGGCGCTGGCGGCGATGTACGTTGGTGTTCCTTTTGCCCCCGTATCGCCGGCCTATTCGCTGGTCAGTCGCGACTTCGGCAAGCTGCGCCATGTCGTCGAGCTGCTCACGCCGGGCTTGCTGATGGTCGACAAGGCCGAGGATTTTGCTCCGGCCCTGGCGGCGGTGCAGCCGGCCGACTGCGACTGCGTGGCTGTGGATCCGGCAGGATTTCCAGGTATAAGCGCCTTCGACACGCTACTGGATACGCCCGTGACCGCGGCGGTGGATGAAGCCCGCGGGGCCGTCACCCCCGACACCATCGTCAAGTTCCTGTTCACCTCCGGCTCCACCGGCATGCCCAAGGGGGTCATCAATACCCACCGCATGCTCTGCGCCAATCAGGAGATGTTGGCCTCCCTGATGCCTTTCATGCGCGACGAGCCCCCGGTGCTGGTGGACTGGCTGCCGTGGAATCACACCTTCGGCGGCAACCACAACATCGGCATCGTGCTCTACAACGGTGGCAGCCTCTATATCGACGACGGCCGCCCGGTGCCGGGCGAGTTCGAGACCACCATCGCCAACCTGCGCGAGATCGCCCCGACGGTCTACTTCAACGTGCCCAAGGGCTTCGAGATCCTGGTGGATTACCTGAAGCGCGAGGACAGCTTGCGCGAGACCTTCTTCTCCCGCCTCAACCTGATGTTCTTCGCCGCGGCGGGGCTCTCCCAGCACATCTGGGACGAACTCGACCGCCTGGCCATCCAGACCCTGGGCTGCAAGGTGGGCATGCTGACCGGCCTGGGGGCCACCGAGACCGCTCCCTCGGCGATGTTCGCCTCGCTGGAGGAGTCCAGGTCCGGCGTGGTGGGCCTGCCCGCCCGCGGGGTGACGATCAAGCTGGTGCCCAACGGCGGCAAGCTGGAGTGCCGGGTGAAGGGCCCCAACGTGATGCCGGGCTACTGGCGCCAGCCCGAGGTCACCGCGAAGAGCTTCGACGAGGAAGGCTTCTACTGCCTGGGCGATGCGGTCAAGTTCATCGACCCGGACGACCCTCAGCGCGGCATGCGCTTCGACGGACGCATCTCCGAGGACTTCAAGCTGGATACCGGCACCTGGGTCAGTGTCGGGCCGCTGCGGGCGCGTATCATCGAAGCCGGTGCCCCCCATGTGAAGGACGTGGTGATCGCCGGGCTCGACAAGCCCTATGTCTCGGTCATGGTGTTCCCGGACCTTGAGAAGTGTCGCGAACTGTCAGGGCTGGGGAGCGAGACCGATGCCGCCACGGTGCTGGCAAGCGAACCGGTGCGCGAGCGATTCCTGCAGATGCTGCGTGACCTGGACGCCCACAGCACGGGCAGCTCCACTCGGGTGCGTCGGGCGGTGCTGCTCGAGGAACCGCCGCGCCTGGATGCACACGAGATCACCGACAAGGGCTCGATCAACCAGCGCGCCGTGCTGGAGAACCGGGCCGACATCGTCGACGAGCTTTATCGCGATTCGCCGCCGCCGAGCGTACTGCGGTTCGATTGA
- a CDS encoding MarR family winged helix-turn-helix transcriptional regulator — MSNDDQNGIDYSMLQSRLGYKLRRAQLVYFDVFFEACAQEGITPGLFSILAIIYHNPGLTQSAVSTALDVDRSAMVAAIDKLESMEVVERRKSKNDRRSYALYLTEKGKTFTERLNRKVAAGEDNFDSFMKEGEREWLLDLLDRIIAARKGG, encoded by the coding sequence ATGAGCAACGACGACCAGAACGGTATCGACTACTCCATGCTGCAATCGCGTCTCGGCTACAAGCTACGCCGAGCGCAGCTCGTCTACTTCGACGTGTTCTTCGAAGCCTGTGCCCAGGAAGGCATTACCCCGGGGCTGTTCAGCATCCTCGCCATCATCTATCACAACCCGGGGCTTACCCAGTCCGCGGTTTCCACGGCCCTGGATGTGGACCGTTCGGCCATGGTGGCGGCCATCGACAAGCTGGAGAGCATGGAGGTAGTGGAGCGTCGCAAGTCGAAGAACGACCGTCGCTCCTATGCGCTCTACCTGACGGAAAAGGGCAAGACCTTCACCGAACGGCTCAACCGCAAGGTCGCCGCGGGGGAAGACAACTTCGACAGCTTCATGAAGGAAGGTGAGCGCGAGTGGCTGCTCGATCTTCTCGACCGCATCATCGCGGCCCGCAAGGGAGGCTGA